One genomic window of Polyangium aurulentum includes the following:
- a CDS encoding four helix bundle protein yields MRTRTRKRKPKRHSGFLVRASSVCPRARRPQSQLRRAATSVPLNTHEGAYSQGGHVRARFHTALGSAAEVRACLDVAEALGYISEVEVDAKLRDTLDRVVATLHRLARR; encoded by the coding sequence ATGCGGACGCGGACGCGGAAGCGGAAGCCGAAGCGTCATTCCGGTTTCCTCGTCCGGGCCTCTTCAGTTTGCCCGCGTGCTCGGAGGCCGCAAAGTCAACTCCGCCGCGCGGCCACCAGCGTGCCGCTCAACACGCACGAAGGCGCATACTCACAAGGCGGGCATGTCCGCGCGCGCTTTCATACGGCACTCGGGTCGGCTGCGGAAGTGCGCGCCTGCCTGGATGTGGCCGAGGCGCTCGGCTACATCAGCGAGGTCGAGGTCGACGCGAAGTTGCGGGACACGCTTGACAGGGTGGTGGCAACTCTGCATCGGCTCGCACGGCGGTGA